Proteins co-encoded in one Scylla paramamosain isolate STU-SP2022 unplaced genomic scaffold, ASM3559412v1 Contig4, whole genome shotgun sequence genomic window:
- the LOC135096503 gene encoding gastrula zinc finger protein XlCGF57.1-like, translating to MEGARPGSSSSSSNSLEQQVTQGGRTYTCDHCGKVCSTKAAIARHVLSHASKTRLRGRSGSAEHTTTHTGGRNHKCDLCGKTFVRKSHLASHILTHTGERKFQCLECGKRFTQKSSLNTHILTHNGERKFQCQECGKRFTQKGSLDTHILTHTGARKFQCLECGKRFTQKSSLNTHILTHTGERKFQCLEYGKRFTQKGSLDTHILTHTGERKFQCVECGKRFTHKSYLNKHILTHTGEKKFQCVECGKRFTHKSYLNKHILTHTGERKFQCLECGKRFTHKSDLKRHILTHTGERKFQCLECGTRFTRKGSLDTHILTHTGERKFQCLECGKRFTHKSYLNKHILTHTGERKFQCLECGKRFTHKSNLNKHILTHTGEKKFQCLECGKRFTHKSDLNRHILTHTGERKFQCLECGKRFPRKGSLDTHILTHTGERKFQCLECGKRFPRKGSLDTHILTHTGERKFQCLECGKRFTWKGTLDRHILTHTGKKKRKQPKS from the coding sequence ATGGAGGGTGCGaggccaggcagcagcagcagcagtagtaacagcctGGAGCAGCAGGTGACCCAAGGCGGGAGGACCTACACTTGTGACCACTGCGGCAAAGTGTGCTCCACCAAGGCTGCCATTGCCAGACACGTCCTCTCCCATGCCAGCAAGACAAGGCTGAGAGGCAGGAGTGGTTCCGCTGAACACACTACCACCCACACTGGTGGCAGGAACCACAAGTGTGACCTCTGCGGGAAGACATTTGTCCGGAAGAGTCATCTTgcctcacacatcctcacccacactggggagagaaagttccagtgcctggagtgtgggaaaagatttacccagaagagttcccttaacacacacatcctcacccacaatggggagagaaagttccagtgccaggagtgtgggaaaagatttacccagaagggttcccttgacacacacatcctcacccacactggggcgagaaagttccagtgcctggagtgtgggaaaagatttacccagaagagttcccttaacacacacatcctcacccacactggggagagaaagttccagtgcctggagtatgggaaaagatttacccagaagggttcccttgacacacacatcctcacccacactggggagagaaagttccagtgcgtggagtgtgggaaaagatttacccacaaaagttatcttaacaaacacatcctcacccacactggggagaaaaAGTTCCAGTGcgtggagtgtgggaaaagatttacccacaaaagttatcttaacaaacacatcctcacccacactggggagagaaagttccagtgcctggagtgtgggaaaagatttacccacaaAAGTGATCTTAaaagacacatcctcacccacactggggagagaaagttccagtgcctggagtgtgggacaagatttacccggaagggttcccttgacacacacatcctcacccacactggggagagaaagttccagtgcctggagtgtgggaaaagatttacccacaaaagttatcttaacaaacacatcctcacccacactggggagagaaagttccagtgcctggagtgtgggaaaagatttacccacaaaagtaatcttaacaaacacatcctcacccacactggggaaaaaaagttccagtgcctggagtgtgggaaaagatttacccacaaAAGTGATCttaacagacacatcctcacccacactggggagagaaagttccagtgcctggagtgtgggaaaagatttccccggaagggttcccttgacacacacatcctcacccacactggggagagaaagttccagtgcctggagtgtgggaaaagatttccccggaagggttcccttgacacacacatcctcacccacactggggagagaaagttccagtgtctggagtgtgggaaaagatttacctgGAAGGGTACtcttgacagacacatcctcacccacactggaaagaagaagagaaaacagccaAAATCATAG